The following proteins are co-located in the Neodiprion virginianus isolate iyNeoVirg1 chromosome 6, iyNeoVirg1.1, whole genome shotgun sequence genome:
- the LOC124307906 gene encoding homeobox protein Nkx-2.2a-like has translation MADKNKILPWSLLPYPASLLNHVWYSQLALNTRLLESMKMPARTSGFHISDILELNDSKPTPEESELQGTTTVLPTANEVPSTYQQLLEHTTAMLQPGVHGNLNRATLPPPPPGILGWPTGPSLPSTVPQPLEEVNVLQQPDSTSPTISDLSFPSHPENGHESKEDEQEFEEEHQGESQAHENEHKKRKRRVLFSKAQTYELERRFRQQRYLSAPEREHLASIIRLTPTQVKIWFQNHRYKTKRAATEKVEASGSGCSPRRVAVPVLVRDGKPCQSKLMESVSYPGSGQVPMAPYMQKPYWW, from the exons ATGGCGGATAAAAACAAGATCCTACCATGGTCGCTTCTTCCATATCCGGCGAGTTTGTTGAACCATGTTTGGTACAGTCAACTCGCTCTGAATACTag GCTACTCGAAAGCATGAAGATGCCGGCACGGACGTCCGGTTTTCACATCAGCGATATACTGGAGCTAAACGACTCGAAACCGACGCCAGAGGAGTCGGAGCTTCAAG gaacCACGACGGTCTTGCCGACGGCAAACGAGGTGCCCTCGACTTATCAGCAGCTCCTTGAACACACGACGGCGATGCTGCAGCCCGGGGTTCACGGGAACTTAAACAGAGCGACGTTGCCGCCTCCACCGCCGGGAATTCTGGGCTGGCCAACCGGGCCGTCGCTGCCTTCGACGGTGCCGCAACCCCTGGAGGAAGTTAACG TCCTCCAGCAACCGGACTCGACCAGCCCGACAATATCCGACCTCTCGTTTCCCTCGCACCCGGAAAACGGTCACGAGTCGAAGGAGGACGAGCAGGAGTTCGAGGAGGAGCACCAGGGCGAGTCTCAGGCCCACGAAAACGAGCACAAGAAACGAAAGCGGCGGGTCCTCTTCTCCAAGGCCCAAACCTACGAGCTCGAACGGCGATTCCGACAGCAGCGGTACCTCAGCGCTCCGGAACGCGAACACCTGGCCTCGATCATAAGGTTGACCCCGACCCAGGTCAAGATCTGGTTCCAGAACCACAGGTACAAGACGAAGCGGGCCGCAACCGAGAAGGTGGAAGCCAGTGGAAGCGGGTGCTCGCCGAGGAGggtcgccgtccccgtcctCGTCCGCGACGGAAAACCGTGCCAGTCGAAGCTCATGGAGTCGGTCTCGTATCCCGGTTCTGGACAGGTCCCCATGGCTCCGTACATGCAGAAACCGTACTGGTGGTAA